In bacterium, a single window of DNA contains:
- a CDS encoding NAD(P)/FAD-dependent oxidoreductase, producing MPDTTTQAKSPSKANGREQWDAIVIGSGLGGLSTAAYLCALGKRTLVLEAHYVAGGNSQVFRRNHKGLQYEFDVGIHYIGECGRDGMITQVLNGVGLAERVVFRPLNTDAYSHLVFPDLTFRIPTGWDRYRKRLFEAFPQETEPLGRLLDVMKNVSDESRGFSRGEFEAADLASKAPNFLQWGLRPVTGVFDEFNISRRAQAVLLGEQGCYAVRPSKTPLAVACGVTDHFLRGAYYPEGGGQVIAARLIETIRAHGGEVRTRAPVSRIRVEKGRALGVTVARKSREEVEIDAPIVVSNADLKRTFFNLVGEEHFSEATQEQIRSLRMAIPLFCVYLGLDIDLADQGFQNSNYFIWGTDDFEAIYDELEGGRLTSDAMAYLTMASLKDPVSRHIAPEGHTNLQIMTLAPREYDVWGVERGPADGGRYHTDRDYRKRKNALTDQLIATAEQVIPDLSKHIAWKEAATPVSQERFTRSTGGTSYGIEMSTDQMGPMRVGPRTEIEGLFLVGASGPSGAGIAGVLRGGVLTAGEILETDLLRPILAGHVFGDRDSLPPLTEDWDAWRESH from the coding sequence ATGCCTGACACGACGACCCAGGCGAAGTCGCCCAGCAAAGCCAACGGCAGAGAGCAATGGGATGCCATCGTCATCGGCTCCGGCCTGGGCGGCCTTTCGACGGCTGCGTACCTGTGCGCACTCGGAAAGCGGACCCTCGTCCTGGAAGCCCACTACGTGGCAGGTGGTAATTCCCAGGTCTTCCGACGCAATCACAAGGGCCTCCAGTACGAGTTCGACGTCGGCATCCACTACATCGGCGAGTGCGGACGTGACGGCATGATCACCCAGGTGCTGAACGGGGTCGGATTGGCCGAGCGCGTGGTATTCCGGCCCCTCAACACCGATGCCTATTCACACCTCGTTTTCCCGGATCTCACCTTCCGTATTCCCACGGGCTGGGATCGCTACCGGAAGCGACTCTTCGAGGCATTCCCCCAGGAGACAGAGCCTCTGGGTCGGCTCCTGGACGTGATGAAGAATGTCTCCGACGAATCCCGGGGCTTCTCCCGCGGCGAATTCGAAGCTGCCGACCTGGCGAGCAAGGCACCGAACTTCCTCCAATGGGGCCTGCGTCCCGTCACGGGGGTCTTCGATGAATTCAATATCTCCCGGCGAGCCCAAGCCGTGCTTCTCGGCGAGCAGGGTTGCTATGCGGTTCGGCCCAGCAAGACACCACTCGCTGTCGCCTGTGGAGTGACCGACCACTTCTTGCGCGGTGCCTACTACCCCGAAGGCGGAGGCCAGGTGATTGCCGCCCGCTTGATCGAAACGATCCGGGCACATGGCGGGGAGGTTCGCACCCGGGCACCGGTTTCGCGGATCCGGGTCGAGAAGGGCCGCGCTCTTGGCGTGACGGTCGCGCGCAAGAGCCGGGAAGAAGTCGAGATCGATGCGCCGATCGTGGTCTCCAACGCCGACCTGAAGCGCACATTCTTCAACCTGGTCGGTGAGGAGCATTTTTCCGAGGCCACGCAGGAGCAGATTCGCTCCCTGCGCATGGCAATCCCGCTCTTCTGTGTCTACCTGGGGCTCGACATCGACCTGGCGGATCAGGGTTTCCAGAACTCCAACTACTTCATCTGGGGAACGGACGACTTCGAGGCCATCTATGATGAGCTCGAAGGAGGCCGGCTCACCTCCGACGCGATGGCCTACTTGACGATGGCTTCGCTCAAGGATCCGGTCAGCCGACACATCGCACCCGAGGGCCATACGAACCTGCAGATCATGACCCTGGCTCCCCGAGAGTACGATGTGTGGGGGGTAGAGCGTGGCCCGGCTGATGGTGGCCGATACCACACCGATCGCGACTACAGAAAGCGCAAGAACGCGTTGACGGATCAGTTGATCGCAACTGCGGAACAAGTCATTCCGGATCTCAGCAAACACATCGCATGGAAGGAAGCAGCCACTCCCGTCAGTCAGGAACGCTTCACTCGTTCAACTGGTGGGACCTCGTACGGAATCGAGATGAGCACGGATCAAATGGGGCCGATGCGGGTCGGACCTCGCACGGAGATCGAGGGGCTCTTCCTGGTTGGAGCCAGCGGGCCTTCGGGCGCTGGCATCGCAGGCGTACTTCGGGGTGGAGTGCTGACCGCCGGCGAAATTCTCGAAACGGATCTGCTTCGCCCCATCCTCGCGGGGCACGTCTTCGGAGATCGCGATTCCCTGCCGCCACTGACGGAGGACTGGGACGCCTGGCGGGAGTCGCACTAG
- a CDS encoding TetR/AcrR family transcriptional regulator, with protein sequence MPRPALTDEQVSSFREKLCEVATRRFAASGYSGVSMRALAFELGCSSTTPYRYFRDKEEIFAIVRARAFDRLASFAAPAISDAVDPLEQLEALGLAYVRFAILEPDAYRLAFQLDQPAAGDFPELIESRKGAWKLIRSAVGRAIESGAIEGNLEIITHVFWAGIHGLVALHLAGQLEAIPMERLEKPLVRTLLRGVLPDANSTEGGE encoded by the coding sequence GTGCCGCGCCCGGCCCTCACCGACGAACAGGTTTCGAGCTTCAGGGAGAAGCTCTGCGAGGTCGCAACGCGACGCTTCGCAGCCTCTGGTTATTCGGGGGTCAGTATGCGAGCGCTGGCGTTCGAACTCGGTTGCAGCTCCACGACCCCCTATCGCTATTTCCGCGACAAGGAAGAGATCTTTGCGATCGTGCGTGCTCGGGCGTTCGATCGGCTGGCATCGTTCGCGGCACCTGCGATCTCTGACGCGGTCGATCCCCTCGAGCAGCTCGAGGCCCTCGGCCTTGCCTACGTTCGCTTCGCCATTCTCGAGCCGGATGCCTACCGCCTCGCGTTTCAACTCGACCAACCAGCGGCAGGCGACTTCCCCGAATTGATCGAATCACGCAAGGGCGCGTGGAAGTTGATTCGCTCCGCCGTGGGCCGTGCCATCGAATCGGGCGCCATCGAGGGCAACCTCGAGATCATCACGCACGTCTTCTGGGCCGGAATTCATGGCCTGGTCGCCCTCCATCTGGCGGGCCAGCTCGAAGCCATCCCCATGGAACGACTCGAGAAACCGCTGGTGAGAACGCTGCTGCGTGGCGTGCTCCCCGACGCGAACTCAACTGAAGGAGGTGAGTGA